CCAAGTTGTTGTGTTACTCTTGATCCAATCAAgttattcttctttcttcttctctctgtAATGATAGTTTATAAAACGAGCTCCCTGTGTGAGTTGGGCACCTTCGTTGACAAAGTGACAGGCAAACAGGAGCATGTTACGTGGCTGGACCTTGATCGCAAATCTCATAAACATTGCAGAATACAAACATAACGCTGTAAATAAAGCGATAGAACAAGTAAATGCATAGATTAATAAGACTCTT
The Neodiprion fabricii isolate iyNeoFabr1 chromosome 1, iyNeoFabr1.1, whole genome shotgun sequence DNA segment above includes these coding regions:
- the LOC124188166 gene encoding mitochondrial pyruvate carrier 1-like; amino-acid sequence: MNRVMKLFKSKETRDYFMSTHFWGPIANWLIPIAAIADIQRDPKIISGKMTLALCLYSAMFMRFAIKVQPRNMLLFACHFVNEGAQLTQGARFINYHYREKKKEE